From Acidimicrobiales bacterium, one genomic window encodes:
- a CDS encoding queuosine salvage family protein — protein MTIFDDIRASCAAVAEAATHVRIVPERVAAFAGELDLDTPKNDPGQDRMGSEETATAFVLALDAINFGSGYFPYIRKRPGMSGYHTVANSLRDHVADTGGLTTARLAAWTVDDAAATFGQVLDGGLGHELMELYTEAWHDLAAFVDRVGDGSFAAAVAVADGSAARLVEMLAEMPFFRDVHPHPAVGEVLLYKRAQIVVQDLHVTFAGQGPGRFEDRRELTMFADNLVPHVLRVEGVLEFDTDLLRRIEAVEDIPVGSPAEVEIRACGLHAVELLRVALAERGERLTAGDLDNVLWNAGAAPRYKSIPRHRSRCVYY, from the coding sequence GTGACCATCTTCGACGACATCCGTGCCTCGTGCGCTGCCGTTGCAGAGGCCGCGACCCACGTCCGCATCGTGCCGGAACGAGTGGCCGCGTTCGCCGGCGAACTCGATCTCGACACGCCGAAGAACGATCCCGGGCAGGATCGGATGGGGTCCGAGGAGACCGCGACCGCGTTCGTGCTCGCGCTCGACGCGATCAACTTCGGCAGCGGCTACTTCCCCTACATCCGCAAGCGACCCGGGATGTCGGGCTACCACACGGTCGCGAACTCGCTGCGCGACCATGTGGCCGACACGGGCGGCCTCACGACCGCACGCCTCGCCGCCTGGACCGTCGACGATGCGGCAGCCACCTTCGGCCAGGTGCTCGACGGCGGCCTCGGCCACGAGCTCATGGAGCTGTACACCGAGGCATGGCACGACCTGGCCGCATTCGTCGACCGTGTCGGCGACGGGTCCTTCGCTGCGGCCGTCGCGGTTGCCGACGGGTCGGCCGCTCGCCTGGTCGAGATGCTCGCCGAGATGCCGTTCTTCCGTGATGTGCACCCGCACCCCGCCGTCGGTGAGGTGTTGCTCTACAAGCGGGCGCAGATCGTGGTCCAGGACCTCCACGTCACCTTCGCCGGCCAGGGTCCCGGGCGGTTCGAGGACCGCCGTGAACTCACGATGTTCGCCGACAATCTCGTCCCCCACGTGCTGCGGGTCGAGGGTGTGCTCGAGTTCGATACCGACCTGCTGCGCCGCATCGAGGCAGTGGAGGACATTCCGGTCGGCTCGCCCGCAGAGGTGGAGATCCGTGCGTGCGGCCTGCACGCAGTGGAACTCCTCCGCGTCGCGCTGGCCGAGCGGGGCGAACGACTCACGGCCGGCGACCTCGACAACGTGCTGTGGAACGCCGGCGCCGCGCCCCGCTACAAGTCGATCCCGCGCCACCGTTCGCGGTGCGTCTACTACTGA